The genome window TTATTAACGTTTGTATTTGTTGAAATGCGTTCGGCATTCATTCCAATTATATACATACTGAAAGCATGGCATAACTTATGCGATAGTTCATATCGAGGAGCATTAGTGTAATTGTAAGCTAAGCGAATGATTTTGTGCAAaggtaaatataaatatttaatgattttttaaaattctGCATGAACAAAACCAGAAAATAGCAACTAATTCTGACTGACATTTCCATGGACATTCCGCCGTGCGGTGGAAGTGCATTTGGTGAATCGTTTTTACCACAGTTTGAAGCATCAAAATTATGaacgaaataaaatttaatttgttattaGCATTTTTATACGTAAACCGAACTGAAAGGAGTTTTAATTCCGGTTGGGTGGGTAATTACCGTGGTTTTTGTTGGGTATAAACAAATAACTTAACATATTCGATTAGATTAacctattttaattatttacaaaatcTCCCCTTTGAAAATAATCTGCTATTGTACTGCCCCGTTTACTACTTgttcttaaaaatttaattttatttgaaagaCCCCAAAATAAACCAGAATTGTATAGCTCATTGTTCTGTTTATTGCCAAAAAGTTTTCTTGAAACAATACCCCCCATTTCAATAACGCTTCAAAAGAATGAGAAGGTATAGACACATCTGTATGTATattaaaaaccatttaattcaATAATATCTGAGAATATCAGAGAaaaatttttagctttttATCCCGTAAATTGTTCTATTTCCACTAGattcaaatatataaataaaatattctttacaatttaagaaaatatattttgcttttaaaaaaaatttgttttcgaACATCAGACAATATTGCATGTTCGCCCTAACGAGAGTCCACTGTGCACATCACTCACGCGGCGAACGGCAACAGGTCGACACGTTTCGCTGAAATGGAAATAGCACCTGGGGCGCAGCGCCACGCCCATTAAGCAGATAAAGACGTACGTATTGCCCGACCTGGAATTAGATTATAGAATCCCAATTTCCAGCGAGAGCGGCGCAGTTCGTTAGCGTGGTTGAGGTTAGGGCGAAGCCAACGTGAGAAACTGGGGCAAGTCGAACTGCAACGTGCAGAAAATCTTGTTCCACTGCGCATGACCTCCAAAATGTCCGATGGTTGTAATGGTATTGGAGCGGGGCATGTGTACATCACTGTCAAAGGTCAATAACTCCGTGATTGCCccaaaaagcagcaacaacacaaacTAACTGAAGTCTGACTCAGACAGCGGTGGCGCCCTCTCGTTCCCACTCACGCCACCATATGGCGGCGTCTACCTACGCATAACTGTATATTTGAAAAGAAGTACAGACATGCGGATTAACAGTTGTTTTGTATAGGTGTTCCGTTTAATTTCAGTACTGGTGTTCCCATTTTCGgtctttgttgtttttcgaTATCTTAGCGAAAATGCATACTAATTTGTAGGTGTTGCTatcaaattattattttaattacaataGGTGGCGCAATTCAATTGTTAGCTCGCTGTgattaaacaataaacataCAATAAAGTCGAATCCATGAGCGCTCCGGTAAAAAGAAATTAGATATAAAATCGCACTGATCGAAGACAGGCATTTTTGTCAGCGtttttaaacataaatttaagACTTTCAAAATTGTAACTAAGCATCtgataaatatgtatatgtgtgtagAAGGTATGCATGAGTATAGGTTCCGTTTTGTTGGGGGGATCCATCTAGCATTTCTCCTCCTCCAGACCGTGTTTGAAGAACATGAGCACGGGCACGCTGTCGCCGTTGATTTCGCGGTATTCCACCAAGGCCACCATGCCGTCGCAGTCCATGGATTCGCCGGTGAAGAACTGCAGCTCCTTGAAGCGGCCGAGGATGTCCTTCATGGCCTTGTTCATGTTGGTCTTGAAGATGTCGACCTGGTCGGGCGACTTCTCCTCCAGCTTGGCCAGCACCTTCTTCATGTAGTCCTTCAGGTAGAGGGTGTACGACTTCTTGTCGCCGAAGGCGAAGCACTCCGTCAGTCGGTGGTTAAGCACAACATCCACGCCAGACTCCGAGGTGATATCGGTGCCCTCGTCGGCCTCCTCGGCGGATGCGTTGGCGCCCTCTAGCCTGATATCGTCACCCTGGCGGGTGATCAGCTTGCCGTACACCTCGTAGATCACATCATCCACCAGCTTCATCTTGTAGGTGTCGGCGAACATCTCGTCCCCGGTGATGATATCCTTGTAGATCTTCATGGTGTTTGGGTTGTGTGGAGTCTGAAGATGGCGTCTAAATCGCTGGCGAAAATGCAACTACAACTGCACCGGACCGGGAACACTGCGAAACGACCTGCCACGCGCTCACTCGAACAGCGAAAAGAATGAGCgagaaaaaatggcgaaagAACTGCCAACTCGCTTGTTTCTGGCATCGATTGATCCGGCAGTGGCAGCGCCTACTATACGCGTATCGataattttaaatgttttcttcgtactttttttttattcaaaagCAGGGAATATTAAAAAGACGGACAAAATTTTTATCGGTTTAATATTGATGTTTCTTACGTATATTTATGGCCATTCTAGCTTTCAATCATTTCAGACTTTTTcagtaaaaaaatataaatatatgcaaTATTCTCAATTGGtgaataatataaaagtgaGAACagaattaatgaaattaagtTATTACATTGTTTTTACAATGCTTTACAGTTTATATGAAATCGATACAATCgagatttatttttttttaccaacGTAGTGGCATCCCTGCTCGCGGTAATATCGCGCAGTCAGTGTACGGTCCCATCAATACAAGTTCGAGTGAAAAACAGGGAAATGTACGTAATTTCTGCGATGGCACTGCGAAAATCCTGATTTGTGACTGCTTTTTGCAGGTATGCACTCTCCAGCTCGTTGATCCGCTCGCCTGCGCTGCGCCAAGGCCTCCAGATGGCCGCTGCCAGCCGCCCGGTGTCGATGAAGGTGGTCTCCGTGGCCGAAACCCAGAAGGACGAGTCGTTCTTCGAGAAGAACGAGCGTTTGGGCAGGGAGCTGTCGCCCCATCTGACCATCTACCAGCCGCAGCTGACCTCCATGCTCTCGATCTGCCACCGCGGCACAGGATTGGCCCTGGGTGTGGGTGTCTGGGGCCTGGGATTGGGCGCTCTGATCTCGTCCCACGACATTAGCCACTATGTCACCATGGTGGAGGGCCTCCAGCTGAGTGGCGCCACTCTGACCGCCCTCAAGTTCATCATCGCCTATCCGGCTGGCTATCACACCGCCAATGGTATTAGGCATCTCCTCTGGGACACCGGACGGTTCCTGAAGATCAAGGAGGTCTACTCCACCGGTTACGCAATGGTCGCCACCTCTTTCGTGCTATCCGCTATCTTGGCCCTGCTCTAAGTCCAAGACCCCAGCTAAACCTATTACATTTTAGCGCGAACACTGTGAAAATTGTTATATACTAAATACATGTAGTGTGTATATTTATAAAGGTGTTTGTTGTGTTACGCAACCCATTTTGTTGCTTTGGGCGTGCTGCATACGCTTGTTGTTCGCTGCAATTTGCAGGGTGTGCGTGTTTTTAACTATTTCGGTGATTTGTATAGTGAGTTCAGTGTGCAGGCCGGTTAAGTAGACATCTTGCGGTCCATTGACAGTGAAATCAAGTATACGCCCCGAACAAGCGATTTCCGATAGCAGAATATTACTTACATGCGCCCAAAAGTAGGgaatattttatatagactTCCCTTTtcttgaaaaattaaaaccaaaCACAGGGCTcagaaaatgtatttatttaaggGTAGCTCTCTGGCTTCCCTAACTATATCCTTTTAATTCAGAACTGAACAATCGTTTCATTAGATGAGTTCATGTGTAGAAAAGATGAAAAGATGTATTTCCTTATTAAAGTGTATCAATcctaaaataattttgataataaattttatatggATAGAAAATGCAGTTCAGTTAACTTTCTTCCATACgttgtaatttatttattgtgaaTTTTGGATAAAAGCTGCAAACTGTAGTGCAAAGTGTATGAGGCTAATATGTATCTAACAACTAATATCACAATCGATGTAATGTTATTGAAACTTCTTCTTCGGCGAATTATGAATGTGGAGCTTTCTATTGAATGGCTCCATGCTTGCTGCCCTCCACTTCCGTTTCATTTTCACCATCGCTCCCACTTCCGCTGCCGCCTTCCTTTCCGTTTTCCGTCGGAGGCAGTAGCTCAAAATCGCACACCAGGGAAAAGTGATCCGATGGATACTGGAAGCTGGGCGTGCGGTTCTTCCCAATTTCCTCTCCGGCCGGAAAGTCTAGACAGTTTTTGATCTGAAATTTGacataaatattgttaaataGATTGTAACCGCTTGCAACTATTTTAGTATCCCACCTTGAGGCGATCGGGTGTGTAAAAAACGTAGTCGATGGTGTGACATTCCTCGCCCTCTTCGCGGATCTTCCAGGTGGTGTAGGGTGGCTCGCGTTTCATCGATTTCGCGACGAACTCACCGACATCCTCGCTGGGATGCAGTATCTCCTCGCGGTCTAGCTTCACGTCGGCATAGGCGCTGCCCAAGCGGAGGAGATCACATCCCAAGATCGTGGCATAGATGGGCTCCACCGGTTCGGCATTGAAATCGCCGCAGAGCAGCAGCGGTGTATCGCCGGCAAACTGCTTAACAAACCTGATGAGATCGCGGCCCTGTTCGTTCcgcaatttggccaaaagtgcGCCATGGCGGGCCTTCAAGTGGGTGGTGGCCACACAGAATTCCCGGCCACTGGATCGCATACGCAGCCGGGCAGCGATGGCCACCTGGTTGCTCTGCACCCGCCACACTTCCAGGATCCTCGTGTCGTATCCCTGCAGCTGCAGTTTGTCCCTTTTGTAGAAGATGGCACAGCCATCGGGTCCATTGTTCTGCTCGATGTACAGGCACGGGGAATCCGGCTTCGGGAAGAAGATGCCTGCGTAATTCTGGCTACCCAACACGGTCTGCAGGAACTTGAAGTGGTCTACCTCCTAATTAAATATATCACGTTAAAGTGTGACTGTCTTGAAAATGATGTGAACATACTTGCAGACAAATCACATCGGGCTGGTTCTGCAGAATCTCCTGGACAATCAGGTACTTGCGGTGCTCCCAGGTGAGAGCCTCCTCAGGACAGCGCACAAATCCATCGTTGTGCTGACCGAGAGCTGGGTTTCAGGCGAAGAAATCGAGTTAAATGGGATACAATTAAGGTATTTGTATAATGATGCAAATTGTTTAAACATATATAAGCATATAAATACTTTTAGGCACATACTTTGTGATAGGATGTTCCACTGCAGCAATCGAATGTCATCGCCCTCAACTGGCGCACTGCAAACTGCACAAATAGATTAGAATAAAGCCCTCGGATAAGACAAGGATGCATCCCTACCCCTCGACACGGAGTTCAGCTTGAGGCAGCGCAGTCCGTCGGCGACATCCTCGTCCGCCAGCAGCGGTTTCAGAAAGCCGCGGGTGAGCAGCGATGGCTGCTCGATGCCACCGCCACGCAGTTGCTGGACGTGCTGCAGGAGAGCCGGGGTGCTCAGACCGGCGGGCAGTACCAGGCCATCGTCCTGGGAGTCCACATTGTTGATCTTTGGAGCCGAGTTAAATGAGCCCATTCTGCAATAGGATTAGGTGACTCAATAAGTTTACAGTCGTTGCACAATTAACTATATAAAAACTCGACTAAGCAAACGTGTTTAGCACTCATTATTCGATTATATTTTGCTATTTCAAAACACAAAGATGCACCCAATTGTGAAAGTCTTTAAATGTGTTTTCTTTTAGCATTTCAATCGAAAACAAATTGATAAAAGCTTCTcgcaacaaacaaacaactttCAGCGCATAAAACCAAATAAACAACATCAAGTAAATACATATCATTTCACATTTTCTGGTACTCACAAGGCATCGGGTTTTCTATATAGAATTTTTCTCAGTATTATGCTGAAAATGAATAGACTATGACTATGACGCTGACTCGTATaaaattttcccattttcactTTGCTGCAAGGAGTTATTTGTACGGAGTAAGTGTTTTGTGTGCAGGGAAGAAAAATAGTAAAAATAGTTAGGTTTTCCAATCAGATTTGATCAATttaaagaaaacaataaaacacaAAAGTGAATAATTTCGAAAATGGGGAATTGGAACAAGGAGTTATTGATATAGTGCTCAGTTATTCAATCTGACACAATCACACACAAGCAAGCTTAAAACCATTTTCAAAAACTCTTTCTCAACTATAGATATATTTTCTATTCTTTTCAATCATTGTTGCTAGGTAGCGTATAGCAAGTAACTATATTTTGGTTATGATGGAATGCATGATTTCACTTTTCATTCAATATTATATCTGTACTTAATATTAAACGATTAACTGTCAGATTGCAAATCTGACTTGCATTCATCATTGATTCCTTTATCAAATGAATCTGACTTCCTGAAGCTGGACTCGATCACACTAATCTGCGTAGCTAAATGTGAGTTTTCATATTGCTGGATAGAACATTTCTGGTTTTCATGGGTCCCAGCTCACGGCAATTAGCACATATGCTCCGATTCTAAGAAGATTACCGGACATTAGAGCGGGGTATTAGATGGGTGCAGGGGCAAGAGGTGGGAGAATCTGGAACGCCCACGCGACGATAATCCcgcgaaacaaaaacaaaggcgaaaATGTCGCTCGGTCAATAGCTTCGCAGCTGTTCGTCTGGTTTCCAACGCTCCGCGAGAGAATCGAAACCAGTTCCCGCCGGGGATTGGGATTGAATGGCGAATGGCGACTGGATTTGGGGCTTACGGGTTTCGGCATGTCACCGCAATCAATCACCCGCCGCTGGTGGATCAGTTGTCCCCCCATCCTACATCCCACATCTCGGATCGCAGCCCATCTCACCTGGTCAGCATCACTTTTTGCAGATATGCCTTGCGATCGTTTTTGCAGGGCGCCTTGTTGGCTCGCTTAATGGGAACTGCTGGCTCCATGACTGCGGCAGGATCAAAGGATTTGGATGTTGTGGATTTCGAATGGGTTTGTTTTACTTTTGTGGGATATGTGAGGTGGTGACTTTAGCTATCTTTGGGGGCGCCGGAACGAGGTGCGCTTGCAAGCGACTTTGGCGAAACTGAATGCCAACTGAAGTGCGGGGTTTTATTAGAGAGATCATTCGCGCTGGAGGCAGCGAAAAGATCGCGAGGAGAGCACGCACAAACGGGTATTTCGCATACGAGATGTATCTGCAAGATACAGATACCGATACCGATACAGATACCCCCAGAACGAGATCAATACGTTCGGCTCACGTGTGGAGAGCTCCCGCGCCAAAATGCTAAACAAAAGAACGATTCTATAAGTACGTCGGACCGACTGGCTGTCTGTTTGGctagctggctggctggctggcttgttaaatatttatggctatcagttaatgaaaacaaaagtgcTGTATGTATGCATGGATGCAAAAAAGTGGAGAAAATAGCAGCCAGCATCCCATGCCAGCATCCTTAGATAATCAATGGCGCTGTTGTATGCCTAAGCAGAATCCCAAATGTtctcaaatgcaaattgcgcAGACAAAAGATACAATTGTATCTGCACAATTTATACAGCAACGCAGTTACATGCCTAATGAGCTGCCGCCCAAGCTATATAGTAGCTATATCTGTTGTATCTCTAGCCGATTTTCTGCGTATACCGGGGGTAGAtttcgttttcaatttcaatttctatTTCGATTTCGTTACCTGGGAATCGGAACGGCCACACGTCTTGCGAACGTCTTCGATGTGACGATCAAACGCGACGTTTTCATTAGAAACTCCATTTTGAACTGTTTGTGCAAACTTTACGCTTGTCCCAACTTAAATATCACTTTCAGTTTGCTATCTTTCGGTGGCTGACTTTAGAACTGGGATTCCTGGTTTCTTGGTTAGATATTAGGATAACTtgaaatgttttatatttagTGTCAGTATGGCAATGTCAAAGAGACGCGGCCCCATCTGTGTTTCCTAGAAAGGTAAAATGATTACGACGTTAATGTTtagtaaataattaaatttgcgtTCTCTTCGCTGAACGTCACTTGCAAAATGCCCACCAATCTCGTTGCGGAATTTTGAACTTGATTTAATCAAATTAGGCACGTGCCGAAACACTTTCGTGACCCAAACGCAATTATTGCATTCATTGATAACATCTTTTTAGTTCATTTACACTGATATAATGGCAATTTAGTTGCCACTCATGAGTTATCACTTAATGGAAAGGCATCAAGTAGTCAGCTTTACGTTAGATAGGCTAATAATATCGATACTATAGCGCATGGATAACAATGATTGGTACTAGTAACTAACTCATTAGAATTGCAATTGTTTGAATTAAACTATTCAATAAATAAGTAGATCACAAATATTCTGATAGTGCCGCTGCTATactttgtattattattaaatcGGTCGTTTTCCTTTCCTGGGGCACAgctacatatgtatatacttgACTACCTATATACTCGTATACTGTCAGTTTTGTCATGATCACTTTCGCGCAAATTGTGCAAGGTTAGTTTTTGTTGCTCTCGGGGAtcacttgttgttgctgctggtgttgttgtCGTTATTGTTGATTGCCGCTAAGTGGCTTTGAGGCCTGGCCAATGGCTAAGAACACTTGACACGCTGCCAGCCATGAACTTGATTTATAAGCGCGACAGCCGCGCTACAGCCTATGGTTATGGTATCTGGCATATATGGCCCCTGTAAGAAACGAGTATCTCACCTCACCAGATACAAGAGCAAATCGCGAGGCGGCTCGAACTCAAACTCTCCCATTCCAGTTGCAGCGGCGGAACTGCTCTGCCCGAGATTGATATCGATACGGGGGCTGGCCACGCCCAGCTGTTcgtccatttccatttcctttTCGAATTCCAGTTTTCGCGCCGCCAGGCGCTGTTTCATCTGAACGGTGGAGGTCATGGCCGAGGTCTTGGCCACAGCTTCCGCGATCTCGTACTGCCTGAGGAAATCCTGACGCACACCATCCAACGTGAGACCTTGTGGACGTCTGCATTCGGGACCACACAGGCGCTGGCACATCTCATTGATAGCCGACTGGCGATCGGTCAGATGGCCGGGTGCCGTTCGGAGGCAATTCGAACAGGGTATCTCCTTGTGTCGATCACCAGCCAGTTTTCCATCGTCCTCGTAATGATTGGGTGGCTTGTAATCGTCTTCGTTGGGCGAGGGTGGCTCATCCGTAACATTAAACAATTGCGGTGGCTTGTCATCCTCTTCCAGCAGCTCGGCTCCATTGTCACTCCTACTGTAATCCAAAGGATTGGACTCCAAATTCAGCAAAAGAGCTGTCACTGGCATGGCCTTGCCCAAGGCCGGCTGACGGCGATGGCCATAGTTTTCGCGTAGTCCAGTGGTTTTTTGATCCATTGTCACTTCTAACTGCTACTTTTGAGCCAGTTTTGGTCACTTATCACTGgccacgctgcgtatgcgtaatatgcGATGCACTTCTGGCCGTTTAGAACAGCCAACAATTAATACGCGCGTGCGTTGCCTTTCCTTATTTATATCTTCTGGCCGACTCTAGTCGAGATCGAGGCAATCAAGTGCCAACTGCCAGTTGCTCAGTTCCCTGATCGGATCGCTCTCTCTCTGTAGTTTCTCATTAAAAGAGCAGACAGATTGCCGCTGTTCAGGCATTCAGTCATTCAAGTCATAGGTTTAATAAACggcatgaaattgaaattgccgCTCTCGTTCGTTTTCGTTTAAAGGCAAACCACATTTTGTTTGATTACTTTCCAAAATGTCAAATTTGTTATTAACAAAATAGAGATTTGATTTCGATTGTCCAAAAGTCAGTCGGCAGCAGCTCAATGCCCAATTATACTTTCATCTTGACGTGACTTTAAACTTGACCCGATGAATCAGAATCAGTATCAGTATCAGAACAACAAGCGTTGTTATTACTTCGAAATCATAACAATCAAGACTCCACTCGAACTTTCTGCTGCTTAAGGTTACATCGAGTGCGAAATAATTGCAATATATCTCAAAAATTGTGTTTACACAACATGATAATTAAAGGAAGTACTTAGTTTTGTGCTTAAACAATAATTTCTAATCAATTGTCAACGTGTTTCTTGGTTTCTGGGTGAAAATGCCACACAGGAATTCCGTATTCCACAGACTCAATCAATTACAGATAAATAAAGAACACTTTTCAATCAGCTGCGATTGATTAATTACGCTCTATGTCAGCTGCCTGACACTCGACTTCCACACAAACATAATTAATTTTACGCCTCAGTTTGTTCCCTCATCCCAAATTGCAATCGAAACCGAAAGAGAGGAAAGGCAAGTGCCTCCAATGCTAATTTGTagctaataaattattatgCACTTTCATGATTTGCATTAATTCAAGAGCAAATTGATTGCAATTCATTTGGCTAATAAACTAAAAGCCAATTGAATGAACACAACGACTTCCATTCATTTCCGCAATACGACAAGTTATGGTATCTATTTATCTCTTAAATCTTTTGAAGTcaattgcaaatatttgtgaatattataattaactgtattatttttaagttatagCGTTTTTTTGGCAATCGAATTGAGTACCATAAATTaggttttttatttaatattctcaTATGTTTTAAAAAGTTCTTTAAAATCAGCCTAAGAGTAGGcaagaattttaattttacataaGTTTTACATTATGAAAAGTTTGTTAGACATAAgaaacattatatatatacaattgTTGAGTATTTTAAACCCTTAAAAGTTGATAGATAAGTAAACAGAATATTAATTAGATTTCAAACTATTATGAAGAATAAATGGTAAATAATTTgtctatttaaatattaatcgAAGCGCTTGTATTTTTCTATTCAACAAAAGTTTGCCTAGTTCTTTGTTTGCTCAGCTGATATTGAACTTGATCTACTTCAAT of Drosophila mauritiana strain mau12 chromosome 3R, ASM438214v1, whole genome shotgun sequence contains these proteins:
- the LOC117145814 gene encoding translationally-controlled tumor protein homolog, which produces MKIYKDIITGDEMFADTYKMKLVDDVIYEVYGKLITRQGDDIRLEGANASAEEADEGTDITSESGVDVVLNHRLTECFAFGDKKSYTLYLKDYMKKVLAKLEEKSPDQVDIFKTNMNKAMKDILGRFKELQFFTGESMDCDGMVALVEYREINGDSVPVLMFFKHGLEEEKC
- the LOC117145813 gene encoding succinate dehydrogenase cytochrome b560 subunit, mitochondrial, which produces MASLLAVISRSQCTVPSIQVRVKNREMYALSSSLIRSPALRQGLQMAAASRPVSMKVVSVAETQKDESFFEKNERLGRELSPHLTIYQPQLTSMLSICHRGTGLALGVGVWGLGLGALISSHDISHYVTMVEGLQLSGATLTALKFIIAYPAGYHTANGIRHLLWDTGRFLKIKEVYSTGYAMVATSFVLSAILALL
- the LOC117145809 gene encoding nocturnin isoform X2, yielding MKLISTVVYLLVAFYKFAKKLLMGSFNSAPKINNVDSQDDGLVLPAGLSTPALLQHVQQLRGGGIEQPSLLTRGFLKPLLADEDVADGLRCLKLNSVSRVCSAPVEGDDIRLLQWNILSQTLGQHNDGFVRCPEEALTWEHRKYLIVQEILQNQPDVICLQEVDHFKFLQTVLGSQNYAGIFFPKPDSPCLYIEQNNGPDGCAIFYKRDKLQLQGYDTRILEVWRVQSNQVAIAARLRMRSSGREFCVATTHLKARHGALLAKLRNEQGRDLIRFVKQFAGDTPLLLCGDFNAEPVEPIYATILGCDLLRLGSAYADVKLDREEILHPSEDVGEFVAKSMKREPPYTTWKIREEGEECHTIDYVFYTPDRLKIKNCLDFPAGEEIGKNRTPSFQYPSDHFSLVCDFELLPPTENGKEGGSGSGSDGENETEVEGSKHGAIQ
- the LOC117145809 gene encoding nocturnin isoform X1, translating into MEPAVPIKRANKAPCKNDRKAYLQKVMLTRMGSFNSAPKINNVDSQDDGLVLPAGLSTPALLQHVQQLRGGGIEQPSLLTRGFLKPLLADEDVADGLRCLKLNSVSRVCSAPVEGDDIRLLQWNILSQTLGQHNDGFVRCPEEALTWEHRKYLIVQEILQNQPDVICLQEVDHFKFLQTVLGSQNYAGIFFPKPDSPCLYIEQNNGPDGCAIFYKRDKLQLQGYDTRILEVWRVQSNQVAIAARLRMRSSGREFCVATTHLKARHGALLAKLRNEQGRDLIRFVKQFAGDTPLLLCGDFNAEPVEPIYATILGCDLLRLGSAYADVKLDREEILHPSEDVGEFVAKSMKREPPYTTWKIREEGEECHTIDYVFYTPDRLKIKNCLDFPAGEEIGKNRTPSFQYPSDHFSLVCDFELLPPTENGKEGGSGSGSDGENETEVEGSKHGAIQ
- the LOC117145811 gene encoding nocturnin-like; the encoded protein is MDQKTTGLRENYGHRRQPALGKAMPVTALLLNLESNPLDYSRSDNGAELLEEDDKPPQLFNVTDEPPSPNEDDYKPPNHYEDDGKLAGDRHKEIPCSNCLRTAPGHLTDRQSAINEMCQRLCGPECRRPQGLTLDGVRQDFLRQYEIAEAVAKTSAMTSTVQMKQRLAARKLEFEKEMEMDEQLGVASPRIDINLGQSSSAAATGMGEFEFEPPRDLLLYLVR